CGCAGTAACTAGGCGCGGCTGAAATTACTGGCAAGTCGCACTTCATGTGAGTTCAAGCCGAGACGCGACTTGCGGGCTCGGTGATCCTATCCTCGCGACCGCATCTGCGCGAGCAGCTTCTGGCGGAAGACTTCGGCGGGCGTTTTGTAGCCGAGGCATTTGCGGGGCGTCGTATTCAATCGATCGCAGATTTCTTTGAGGTCATGGTCGGTGATGGAGAGCGGATCGACATCCCTCGAAAGCCATTTCCTGGCCCGGCCATTCGTATTCTCGACGGTGCCTTTCTGCCAGGGTGATTGCGGATCGCAGAACCAGGTCGCAGAGCCGATCCCGGCCTGGAGATAGGCCCAGTCGGTGAACTCCGTCCCGCGGTCGAAGGTGATCGAACGGCGGGCGCGATGGGGCAGGGCCTGCAGCACGCCGATGAGCCGTTGCATAATCGGCCGCGACTGCCGGTCGTTGTTGCGGAGAAGAACGGCGAAGCGGCTGACGCGTTCGACCAGCGACGTCACGTTTGCCTTGCCGAACTTCTGGCGAAACTGGATGAGGTCGCATTCCCAGTGTCCGAGCTGCCTTCGATCGGCGACCACGTCCGGGCGGCGCAAGATGTTGAGATCCGGGCTGAAGCGCTGGCCGTGTCGGCGTCTGGCATGCCGCGGCCGACGTCGTGCACGATGTTCCGGCAGATGTTTCCAGAGCTTGATGGCGTGTCCGTCAACCGAATAGGCGAACTTGTAGATCGTTTCATGGCTGACGGAGATCGGATGGCGCTCCAGCCGCATCCGACCCGCGATTTGCTGCGGCGACCAGCCATGCATGATCCGCTCGATGACGGATTGGCGGACATGCGAGAAGCGCGCAAGCTTCCTGAGCTTGGTCCGACGCTCGCAGGCCGTGTCATGCGCCGTCACGCAATGGTAGCCACTGAGATCGGGCCATTCCTTGTCGATGTAGGCGTTTCGACGGACCTCGCGGAAGATCGTTGAGCGATGGCGCCCAAGCTCTTCGGTGATGATGTCGATGCTCACGCCAGCATGACGCCAGCGCGCAATCCTCCGGCGTTCGTTCAGGTCTATATGAGAGTAGGTGCGTTTCATGGCAGCGTCCTTGCGACGAACAACCCATTGGTATCATTTGCAAGTCGCACTTCATCCTTGAACCCACCCCTGCACCCTAAAAAGATCGCATAAGATAGATTATGGAACAATCATCGATGCCAGCTTGCTGCCGGCAGCCCACTCCCGCACAATTCCGCCTTGACCCGGGACCGCCCGGGGCCTTAAGCGGAACGGCAGACGGAAACAACAGCGAAAGCCTGCCACGATGAGCGATTTGCGCATTCTCTCCGACGCCCATATCCCGGAACTGCCGAACCGCTACAAGGGCAAGGTTCGCGAGAATTACGATCTGCCGGACGGCAGCCGCATCATCATCGCGACGGATCGCCTCAGCGCCTTCGACGTCATCCTGACGTCCATTCCCTTCAAGGGCCAGGTGCTGACGCAGACGGCGCGCTACTGGTTCGAGGAAACCGCCGATATCTGCCCGAACCACGTCCTGTCCTATCCCGATCCCAATGTCGTCATCGGCACGCGGCTCGATATCCTTCCCGTCGAGATCGTCGTGCGCGGCTATCTTGCCGGCACCACCAGCACATCGATCCTGACGAAATACCGCAAGGGCGAGCGCGAGATGTACGGCATCACGCTGCCGGACGGCCTCAAGGACAATGAGGAGCTGCCTCAGCCGATCATCACGCCGACCAGCAAGGCCTTCGACGGCGGCCATGACGAGCCGCTGTCCGGCGCGGAAATCCTGGCCCAGGGTCTGCTGACGGCCGAGCAATGGGAAACAGTCTCGCGCTATGCGCTGGCGCTCTTCGCGCGCGGTCAGGCCCGGGCGGCCGAGCGCGGACTGATCCTCGTCGACACCAAATATGAATTCGGCACAGACAAGGACGGTCGCATCGTGCTCGCGGACGAGATCCACACGCCGGATTCGAGCCGCTACTGGATTGCCGACAGCTACAAGGAAAGCTTCGCCAAGGGCGGCCGACCGGCGAGTTTCGACAAGGATTTCGTGCGTGCCTGGGTCACGGAACGGTGCGATCCCTACAAGGATCCGATCCCGGAAATCCCGCGTGACCTCATTGAGCAAACGTCGAAGGTTTACATCCAAGCCTTTGAACAGATTACAGGAAAGACGTTTACGCCCGATCTTTCCGGCGACACGGTTCTCGACCGTATCCGCACCAATCTGAAACCTTACTTCGCCTGATCTGCGGAAAGCACGGTTTCGAAGCTGAGACCATCATACGCCGGCTCCACATGGGCCGGCGTTTCCTTTTGCACGGCGTCGTAGTCGAGCGGCACATGCATATGGGTCAGGATCGCGCGCGCCGGGTTCAGCCGCTCGATCCAGTCCAGCGCCTGGCTGAGCGACAGATGGCTCGAATGGTAGCGGTACTGCAGCGCGTCGATAATCAGCGCGTCGAGACCGGAAAGGCGCGGAACGGTCTCGTCCGGAAAATCGCTGATATCGCTACAATAGGCGACGTCGCCGATGCGGAAGCCGAGCGAATGGATCGAGCCGTGCACCTGGAGGAGGGGCTGGAACGTGATAGCGCCCCCTGCCCCTTCGATGGTCACCGGCGCATCCATCGGGTCGATCAGGTTCTCCGTCACGATGGGCGGATACATGCTGCCGGGCGGCGTTTTCAGGCAATAGCCGAAGCCCTCGCGGATGCGCTCCATCGTCGCCGCGTCGGCCCAGATCGGCACCTGCTGGTGGTTGTGCAGCACGAATCCGCGAATATCGTCGATGCCGTGGATATGGTCGGCATGCGGGTGGGTGTAGAGCACGGCGTCGATGCTCGTCACGCCAGCAGCGATCATCTGCGTGCGGAAATCCGGCCCGGTATCGATGACGACCGTCGTCTTGCCGTCCGGCCCGAACTGCTCGACCAGGAAGGCGGCGCGGGTGCGGCGGTTCTTCGGATTGGCGGAATCGCAGGCACCCCAGTCACCGGTGATGCGCGGCACGCCAGGAGACGAGCCGCAGCCGAGAATGGTGAAGCGCCGCACATAGGCCACGGCTACACCCGCGGCATCTTCGAGAAGATGCGGAAGGCGTTTTCAGTGGTGATGCGGGCGATCTCATCCGCGCTGACGCCGACGGTTTCGGCGAGCACCGCCGCCGTATGCGCCGTATAGGCCGGCTCGTTGCGCTTGCCGCGGAAGGGTTTTGGCGCAAGGTAGGGTGCGTCGGTCTCCACCAGCATGCGCTCCAGCGGCACGGTCTTCGCGATCTCCCGCAGCTCTTCCGATTTCGGGAAGGTCAGGATGCCGGAGAAGGAGACGTAGCCGCCCAGCTCCACGCCAACGCGCGCCAGCTCGGCGCCGGAGGAGAAGCAATGCAGCAGGAAGGGAAAGGCCCCCTTCCCCGTTTCCTCGGTCAGGATCGCCGCCATGTCCTCATCCGCCGAGCGGCTGTGGATGACGAGCGGCAGGCCGGTTTCGCGGGCGGCGGTGATATGGTTACGCAGGCCGATAGCCTGCGCATCGCGCGGCGCATTGTCATAGTAATAATCGAGACCCGCCTCGCCTATCGCCACCACGCGCGGATGTTTCGAGAGTTCGATCAGCTCGGAAACCGGAATATCCAGTTCCTCATCCGCATTATGCGGATGCGTGCCGACCGAGCAGAACACCGACGGGTATTTTTCCGCAATCGCCAGGATCGCCGGGAACTTCCGCACCCGCGTCGAGATGGTGATCATCTGCTTCACGCCGGCCGCGTGTGCGCGCGCGACGATATCGTCGCGCTCCGCCTCGAAATCCGGGAAATCCAGATGGCAATGCGTATCGATCAGCATGCCGTCAGGCCTCGGGAGCGACATAGCGCGGAAAGACCGGCGCCGGGGCTTCCAGCGGTGTGCCGCTGACAAGACGACCGGCTTCGCCGAGGGCTGCAAAGTCGCGCTTGTCGGCAGGCGCGGCGACGAGGTTCAGCAGCTTGCAGCCCGATTCCGGCATGAAGGGCTGCAGCAGGATCGCGATCTGCCGCACCACTTCCGCCGTCACATAGAGCACGGTGCCCATGCGCACGGGATCGGTCTTCTTCAGCGCCCAGGGCGCTTCGCCGGCGAAATAGCGATCCGCCTCGGAGACGACGGCGATGATCGCCGCCAGCGCTTTGTGGATCTGCTGCTTGCCCATCTCCTCGCGCGTGATCGCATGCAATGCATCGACGGAGGCGAGCATCGCGCTATCGGCTTCAGAAAGGTCGCCGCATTCCGGCACTTTGCCGTCGCAGTTCTTGACGATCATCGACAGCGAGCGGCTGGCAAGGTTGCCGATGCCGTTGGCAAGGTCGGAATTGATCCGGGTCGCAATGCCCTCTTCGCTATAGCTGCCGTCCTGGCCGAAGGAGACTTCGCGCAGGAAGAAATAGCGGATCGGATCGAGGCCGAAATGGCTGACGAGGTTGACCGGGTCGACCACGTTGCCAAGCGACTTCGACATCTTCTCGCCCTTGTTGAGCAGGAAGCCGTGGGCGAAGACGCGCCCGGGCAGCGGCAGGCCGGCCGACATCAGGAACGCGGGCCAGTAAACGGCATGGAAGCGGATAATGTCCTTGCCGATGATATGGATATTCGCCGGCCAGTATTTCGCACGCGGCCCCTCGGGATCGGTCATGTAGCCGGTCGCGGTGATGTAGTTGGTCAGCGCATCCACCCAGACATACATGACGTGATCCGGGTCGCCGGGAACCGGAATGCCCCAGTCGAAGGTGGTGCGCGAGACCGACAGGTCCTTGAGGCCGGACTTGACGAAGGAGATCACCTCGTTGCGACGCTCGGCCGGGCCGATGAAGTCCGGGTTCTCCTCGTAGTGCTTCAGCAGCTTGTCCTGGTAGGCGGAAAGCTTGAAGAAGTAGCTCTCCTCCTCCACCCACTCGACGGGCGTGCCCTGCGGGCCGTAGCGAACGCCGTCCTCGCGCTTCTCCGTCTCGTTCTCCTGGTAGTAGGCTTCGTCGCGCACGGAATACCAGCCGGCATAGCCGCCCTTGTAGATATCGCCATTGGCGGCCATGCGGCGCCAGATTTCGGCGCAGGCCTCGTAGTGACGCTCTTCGGTCGTGCGGATGAAATCATCGTTCGATGCATTAAGAAGAACGGCCATATCCCTGAATTCTTGCGAATTCCGGTCCGCAAGCTCACGCGGGGAAATGCCTTCCTTGCGCGCCGTCTGCTGCATCTTCTGGCCGTGCTCGTCCGTGCCGGTCAGGAAGAAGACATCGCGCCCATCGAGCCGCTGGAAGCGCGCCATGGCATCCGTGGCGATCAGCTCGTAGGCATGGCCGATATGCGGCTTGCCGTTCGGATAGGAAATGGCGGTCGTGATGTAAAAGCGGGACGTATCGGTCATCTGGGTGCGTTCTGTCTTCGGTTGTGCAATGCCGCAAGGTATTAGACCATGCCGGCGCTAAGGGAAACAGCAAGTTTCGGATCGGGCTTAAAGCGACGCCCGGATGTCGTCCAGCACGCTGATGATCGTCTGCTTGCGGTCGAGATTGTAGCCCTGGGCGATGCCGATGCGCTCACCGAGCTGCGAGGAAAGCTGGGCGAGCCGGTCGGCGCGGGCGAGGTTCCCGGAAAGGGCGGCGCTGCGGGCCGTGTCGGTCACGAAATCGGTGGCGTGCTGGCAGAAGAAGGAGAAGACGGTGTCGCTATCCTTGGCCGAAAGCACGTCGGCCAGCTTGTGCACGTCGCGGCGCGGCGGCTCGGTCGGTGCCTCGACGATGGTCCGAAAAGCCTCCACGATATCGAAGCCGCCGTAGTTCACCAGCTTGAGCGCTTCGGAAACGCTGCCGTGGGCGGCGGAAAGCACATCCCCTGCCCGCGGGCCGGATGGCGCGGCGCCGAGGCTGTCGAGCGCTGCGGAAAGGTCGGCTTCGGACAGGGGCGACAGCGCAAGCGGCAGGCAGCGCGAGCGGATGGTCGGCAGCAGCTTGCCCGGCGCGTGGGTCAGCACGAGGAAGAGCGAACGCCTCGGCGGTTCCTCCAGAATCTTGAGGATGGCATTGGCGGCATTGCGGTTGAGGTCGTCCGCCGGATCGATGATGACGATGCGCCAATTGCCCGTGCCGGACGTCTGCGCAAGAAATTTCCCGGCCTTGCGTACTTCATCCACGGTGATCGCGGACTTCACCTTGCCGGTCTTCTCGTCGACCGGCCGGGTCAGGTGGAGAAGGTTATGCGAGGCCCCGGCGACAAGCTGGCGGGTGATGGGCGATGCACGCGACGGATCGCCGATCGCCTCCGGCGCCTCCGCAGGCTCGGGGTGGTGCAGCACGTGATTGGCGAAGCGGAAGGCGAGCGTCGCCTTGCCGATGCCTTCCGGCCCCTCGATCAGGATCGCGTGGTGGCCCTTGCCGGAACGGTAGGAGCGCGCCAGAAAATCCTCGGCATCGGCATGGCCGAAGAGCTTCCTCTGCTCGGCAGGATGCACCGCGCCGTCGAGAATGCCGGGACGTTCCTCGCTCACGAGACGCGCTCCGGGTGGCTCTGCGCAACGATCGGCAGCAGCGGCTCGACGATGGCCAGCACCTCGGCGGCAATCGCCTCCTGCGTCCTCGTGGCATCGATCACACGGCAGCGCAGCGGCTCGCGCGCTGCGATGTCGAGGAAGGCTTCGCGGCGCTTCTCGTGCGTTTCCAACTCTTCCTTCTCGAAGCGGTCGGGCTGCTCGCCGGGGCCGCCGCCGGCGCGCTTGCGGGCGCGCTCCAGACCCACCGATGCGGGAAGATCGAAGATGATCGTGCAATCCGGCACGACGCCGTTGATCGCCACGCGCTCCAGCGCCTCGATGAAGGGCTGCTCCAGATTGCCGGTCACGCCCTGGTAGACGCGTGAGGAATCCATGAACCGGTCGCACAGCACGATGCTGCCGGCGGCGAGCGCCGGGCGGATGACCTGCTCGACATGGTCGCTGCGCGCGGCGGCGAAGAGGATCGCTTCCATGCGGATGCCATAGGGTTCGGCCGCGCCGGAGAGAAGGACATGGCGCACGGCCTCCGCGCCCTTCGAGCCGCCGGGCTCCCGCGTCATCAGCACGGTCAGCCCGCGCGCGCGCAAGGCGTCTGCCAGAAGCCGGATTTGCGTCGACTTCCCGGCGCCCTCGCCGCCTTCGAACGTGACAAACAAACCCTGTGCGGCCGACAAATCCTGCTTCCGTT
This DNA window, taken from Shinella zoogloeoides, encodes the following:
- a CDS encoding IS30 family transposase, whose amino-acid sequence is MKRTYSHIDLNERRRIARWRHAGVSIDIITEELGRHRSTIFREVRRNAYIDKEWPDLSGYHCVTAHDTACERRTKLRKLARFSHVRQSVIERIMHGWSPQQIAGRMRLERHPISVSHETIYKFAYSVDGHAIKLWKHLPEHRARRRPRHARRRHGQRFSPDLNILRRPDVVADRRQLGHWECDLIQFRQKFGKANVTSLVERVSRFAVLLRNNDRQSRPIMQRLIGVLQALPHRARRSITFDRGTEFTDWAYLQAGIGSATWFCDPQSPWQKGTVENTNGRARKWLSRDVDPLSITDHDLKEICDRLNTTPRKCLGYKTPAEVFRQKLLAQMRSRG
- a CDS encoding phosphoribosylaminoimidazolesuccinocarboxamide synthase, whose translation is MRILSDAHIPELPNRYKGKVRENYDLPDGSRIIIATDRLSAFDVILTSIPFKGQVLTQTARYWFEETADICPNHVLSYPDPNVVIGTRLDILPVEIVVRGYLAGTTSTSILTKYRKGEREMYGITLPDGLKDNEELPQPIITPTSKAFDGGHDEPLSGAEILAQGLLTAEQWETVSRYALALFARGQARAAERGLILVDTKYEFGTDKDGRIVLADEIHTPDSSRYWIADSYKESFAKGGRPASFDKDFVRAWVTERCDPYKDPIPEIPRDLIEQTSKVYIQAFEQITGKTFTPDLSGDTVLDRIRTNLKPYFA
- a CDS encoding MBL fold metallo-hydrolase, encoding MAYVRRFTILGCGSSPGVPRITGDWGACDSANPKNRRTRAAFLVEQFGPDGKTTVVIDTGPDFRTQMIAAGVTSIDAVLYTHPHADHIHGIDDIRGFVLHNHQQVPIWADAATMERIREGFGYCLKTPPGSMYPPIVTENLIDPMDAPVTIEGAGGAITFQPLLQVHGSIHSLGFRIGDVAYCSDISDFPDETVPRLSGLDALIIDALQYRYHSSHLSLSQALDWIERLNPARAILTHMHVPLDYDAVQKETPAHVEPAYDGLSFETVLSADQAK
- a CDS encoding TatD family hydrolase; amino-acid sequence: MLIDTHCHLDFPDFEAERDDIVARAHAAGVKQMITISTRVRKFPAILAIAEKYPSVFCSVGTHPHNADEELDIPVSELIELSKHPRVVAIGEAGLDYYYDNAPRDAQAIGLRNHITAARETGLPLVIHSRSADEDMAAILTEETGKGAFPFLLHCFSSGAELARVGVELGGYVSFSGILTFPKSEELREIAKTVPLERMLVETDAPYLAPKPFRGKRNEPAYTAHTAAVLAETVGVSADEIARITTENAFRIFSKMPRV
- the metG gene encoding methionine--tRNA ligase; protein product: MTDTSRFYITTAISYPNGKPHIGHAYELIATDAMARFQRLDGRDVFFLTGTDEHGQKMQQTARKEGISPRELADRNSQEFRDMAVLLNASNDDFIRTTEERHYEACAEIWRRMAANGDIYKGGYAGWYSVRDEAYYQENETEKREDGVRYGPQGTPVEWVEEESYFFKLSAYQDKLLKHYEENPDFIGPAERRNEVISFVKSGLKDLSVSRTTFDWGIPVPGDPDHVMYVWVDALTNYITATGYMTDPEGPRAKYWPANIHIIGKDIIRFHAVYWPAFLMSAGLPLPGRVFAHGFLLNKGEKMSKSLGNVVDPVNLVSHFGLDPIRYFFLREVSFGQDGSYSEEGIATRINSDLANGIGNLASRSLSMIVKNCDGKVPECGDLSEADSAMLASVDALHAITREEMGKQQIHKALAAIIAVVSEADRYFAGEAPWALKKTDPVRMGTVLYVTAEVVRQIAILLQPFMPESGCKLLNLVAAPADKRDFAALGEAGRLVSGTPLEAPAPVFPRYVAPEA
- a CDS encoding DNA polymerase III subunit delta', encoding MSEERPGILDGAVHPAEQRKLFGHADAEDFLARSYRSGKGHHAILIEGPEGIGKATLAFRFANHVLHHPEPAEAPEAIGDPSRASPITRQLVAGASHNLLHLTRPVDEKTGKVKSAITVDEVRKAGKFLAQTSGTGNWRIVIIDPADDLNRNAANAILKILEEPPRRSLFLVLTHAPGKLLPTIRSRCLPLALSPLSEADLSAALDSLGAAPSGPRAGDVLSAAHGSVSEALKLVNYGGFDIVEAFRTIVEAPTEPPRRDVHKLADVLSAKDSDTVFSFFCQHATDFVTDTARSAALSGNLARADRLAQLSSQLGERIGIAQGYNLDRKQTIISVLDDIRASL
- the tmk gene encoding dTMP kinase — encoded protein: MSAAQGLFVTFEGGEGAGKSTQIRLLADALRARGLTVLMTREPGGSKGAEAVRHVLLSGAAEPYGIRMEAILFAAARSDHVEQVIRPALAAGSIVLCDRFMDSSRVYQGVTGNLEQPFIEALERVAINGVVPDCTIIFDLPASVGLERARKRAGGGPGEQPDRFEKEELETHEKRREAFLDIAAREPLRCRVIDATRTQEAIAAEVLAIVEPLLPIVAQSHPERVS